Proteins from one Triticum aestivum cultivar Chinese Spring chromosome 7A, IWGSC CS RefSeq v2.1, whole genome shotgun sequence genomic window:
- the LOC123147912 gene encoding cytosolic sulfotransferase 5-like: MQINGPTLGANNTLSLHHYSPSAHTCILQCHIYQQSGTCSTTLDSCVPHPPSAMAEINNDAAEEGDGQLLSTLPKKEGMWKPFFLYRGCWLTPRTVTSITLLQSQFAPRPDDVVLATFPKCGTTWLKALAFAVANRSRHPAGSGAHPLLTTHPQDLVPSLEVPHRDVHPVAGLDKLPSPRLLSTHMPPSLLPPGISALGCRVVYLCREPKDVFVSSWHYMNRVSADFSPDMDATFELFCEGFSLYGPLWDHVRGYWEQSVAEPDRVLFLKYDDMMADAGKHLKMLAEFLRAPFTDEEVSGGAVEDVVALCSFENLKSLPVNSSGVSDRIGGLPMENSSYFRAGKVGDWKTHLTEEMAKKLDCIVEEKLRGSGLTF; the protein is encoded by the coding sequence ATGCAAATTAACGGACCTACATTAGGTGCTAACAATACATTATCTCTGCATCATTACTCTCCCTCCGCACATACATGCATACTGCAGTGCCATATATACCAGCAAAGTGGCACCTGCTCGACCACTCTAGATAGCTGCGTGCCCCATCCGCCATCCGCCATGGCCGAGATCAACAATGACGCCGCAGAGGAAGGAGACGGGCAGCTCCTGTCCACGCTCCCGAAGAAGGAAGGGATGTGGAAGCCATTCTTCCTCTACCGAGGCTGCTGGCTCACACCCCGGACCGTGACGAGCATCACGCTCCTGCAGTCCCAGTTCGCCCCGCgccccgacgacgtcgtcctcgCCACCTTCCCCAAGTGCGGCACCACCTGGCTCAAGGcgctcgccttcgccgtcgccaaCCGCTCCCGACACCCCGCCGGCTCCGGCGCCCACCCGCTGCTCACCACCCACCCGCAGGACCTCGTGCCGTCCCTCGAGGTGCCCCACCGCGACGTCCACCCGGTCGCCGGCCTCGACAAGCTCCCCTCCCCGAGGCTCCTCTCCACCCACATGCCGCCGTCGCTGCTGCCCCCGGGCATCTCGGCCCTCGGCTGCCGCGTCGTGTACCTGTGCCGGGAGCCCAAGGACGTGTTCGTCTCCAGCTGGCACTACATGAACAGGGTGAGCGCCGACTTCTCCCCCGACATGGACGCCACCTTCGAGCTCTTCTGCGAGGGGTTCTCCCTGTACGGCCCTCTCTGGGATCACGTCCGCGGGTACTGGGAGCAGAGCGTGGCGGAGCCCGACAGGGTTCTCTTCCTCAAGTACGACGACATGATGGCCGACGCAGGTAAGCACCTCAAGATGCTCGCCGAGTTCCTCCGCGCCCCGTTCACTGACGAGGAGGTCAGCGGCGGGGCCGTGGAGGACGTCGTGGCCCTGTGTAGCTTCGAGAATCTGAAGAGCCTGCCGGTCAACTCCTCAGGAGTGTCCGATCGGATCGGTGGCTTGCCCATGGAGAATTCGTCCTACTTCCGGGCTGGGAAGGTGGGAGACTGGAAGACACACTTGACTGAGGAGATGGCAAAAAAgctggactgcatcgttgaagaGAAGCTGAGAGGTTCTGGTCTCACCTTCTGA